A window from Armatimonas rosea encodes these proteins:
- a CDS encoding carbohydrate ABC transporter permease, translating to MHISRIGRRSWKVRLGLAVLYLVLSLGAVTTLYPFLLMLSTATKSQSDFNDYAPARLIPAYWRDDAALYVKYLEDRYANNVDELNAAHHADYKKVAEAPVPTGEPADLAAWESFAQSLPEHLLRAGFGEHENAPAPLLMRFRDWLKQKYGNDIDALNKAWREENVRFETITAPIEKPNLRAWMPQSERPKVKDWFAFRKSLPKNYLIPTFGDSLWRKFLKEDRYEGKLENLNAAWKTSVTDWTALTLPTTAPVGASYTDWEVFMRTKFPLRMLKVEASAAPAWQAFLARRKRPQIPLPTAPPADGLSLTDWMEFIKTDAPVSALVAQAPENLWRATRSDTTAQPPQAAADFAFVKAHRSELRQDFVGRNFIHVYRQLMTGGQSGRTLLNTVVFCVLSILGALLVNPLCAYALSRYPLPYAYKVLLFLLATMAFPAEVAMIPNFLMLKSLGLLNTFGALILPGLASGYSIFLLKGFFDSLPKELYEAGILDGASELAMFARITLPLSLPIFSVIALNAFTGAYGAFLFALVVCQDPKMWTIMVALYNLQSSAPQYVIFAALTLAALPTLLVFLAAQKVILRGIVLPSFK from the coding sequence ATGCATATCTCACGGATCGGGAGGCGCTCGTGGAAGGTGCGGCTGGGGCTGGCAGTGCTCTACCTGGTGCTGAGCCTCGGGGCCGTGACCACGCTCTACCCGTTTTTATTGATGCTCTCCACGGCCACCAAGAGCCAGTCGGACTTCAATGACTACGCCCCCGCACGCCTGATCCCGGCGTACTGGCGCGACGATGCGGCGCTCTATGTCAAGTACCTGGAGGACCGCTATGCCAACAATGTCGATGAGCTCAACGCGGCCCACCACGCGGACTACAAAAAAGTCGCTGAGGCCCCGGTTCCCACAGGGGAGCCCGCCGATCTCGCTGCCTGGGAGAGCTTCGCCCAGTCCCTCCCCGAGCACCTCCTGCGCGCCGGCTTCGGGGAGCACGAGAACGCGCCCGCACCGCTCCTGATGCGCTTCCGAGACTGGCTCAAGCAAAAGTACGGCAACGATATCGACGCGCTCAACAAGGCGTGGCGTGAGGAGAATGTCCGCTTCGAGACCATCACCGCGCCGATCGAGAAGCCCAACCTCCGCGCCTGGATGCCCCAGAGTGAGCGTCCCAAGGTCAAGGACTGGTTCGCCTTCCGCAAGAGCCTCCCTAAGAACTACCTGATCCCGACCTTTGGCGACTCTCTCTGGCGTAAGTTTCTCAAGGAGGACCGCTACGAAGGCAAGCTGGAGAACCTCAACGCCGCCTGGAAGACGTCGGTTACGGATTGGACCGCGCTGACCCTGCCCACCACCGCACCCGTGGGAGCAAGCTACACGGACTGGGAGGTGTTCATGCGCACCAAGTTCCCGCTCCGCATGCTCAAGGTCGAGGCCAGCGCCGCACCCGCCTGGCAGGCGTTTCTGGCGCGCCGCAAGCGCCCGCAGATCCCACTGCCCACCGCCCCGCCCGCCGATGGCCTCTCCCTCACCGACTGGATGGAGTTCATCAAGACCGACGCGCCGGTGAGTGCCTTGGTCGCGCAGGCACCGGAGAACCTCTGGCGCGCCACCCGTAGTGACACCACGGCCCAGCCCCCGCAGGCCGCCGCGGACTTTGCCTTTGTGAAGGCCCACCGCAGCGAGCTGCGCCAGGACTTTGTGGGGCGCAACTTTATCCATGTCTACCGGCAGCTCATGACTGGGGGACAGAGCGGGCGCACCCTGCTCAATACCGTTGTCTTCTGTGTGCTCTCGATCCTGGGGGCGCTCTTAGTCAACCCGCTCTGCGCCTACGCGCTCTCGCGCTACCCGCTGCCCTACGCCTACAAGGTCTTGCTCTTTCTCCTCGCGACCATGGCCTTCCCCGCCGAGGTCGCGATGATCCCTAACTTCCTGATGCTCAAGAGCCTGGGGCTCCTCAACACCTTCGGGGCACTGATCCTCCCTGGGCTCGCCAGTGGCTACTCGATCTTTCTGCTCAAGGGGTTCTTTGACTCACTGCCCAAGGAACTCTACGAAGCGGGGATTCTGGATGGGGCATCGGAGCTGGCGATGTTTGCTCGGATCACGCTCCCGCTGTCGCTGCCGATCTTCTCGGTGATCGCGCTCAATGCCTTCACCGGGGCCTACGGTGCCTTTCTCTTCGCCCTCGTGGTCTGTCAGGACCCGAAGATGTGGACCATCATGGTCGCGCTCTACAACCTGCAGTCCAGCGCACCGCAGTACGTGATCTTTGCGGCACTCACCCTGGCGGCACTGCCCACGCTGCTGGTCTTCCTGGCCGCGCAGAAAGTGATCCTGCGTGGAATTGTCCTGCCCTCGTTTAAGTAG
- a CDS encoding adenylate/guanylate cyclase domain-containing protein: MSLSEIQPRRTAHTLFVDFVGYSRLSADSQAAVQVALQNLVYNLPAFIAARNDGQLMVRKTGDGMAIVFFQDVEFPLAAAVALDEVLKHQATSLRDQVGANFRLRMGVHSGPVVIVDEDGDGIMDVAGEGINTAQRVMDCGDQGHILVSGPVFNLVEEKPHWKSLLHDLGIVRVKHDELVHLYSLHGIRPDGTTIGYEALPRKVYESRERAREQAEQEAARTQEENRSTVTGYALRAALLLGALVLLGSLLFMVWRHSTLDSKEVQHVADVIRKNKEEKERKNQPPTPEPKPIVVATPTPGPASTSPETSAMVEADVPSIVGLPRADAEKALAAVKLTLALSEKSPEVQNPTVAPGTVLSQFPIPGKQFVRGGTVYVSLAVGGQVAPTPAPAGEQSAFTGVLVDARSFPQLANSASIGLFGPNDVALYTSSGATNDELQAVQAVGINPLRITAQQAGAQGVGLAAEDVEKLRTLPDSVRAKTVVLRP, from the coding sequence ATGTCCCTATCTGAGATCCAACCCCGGCGCACCGCGCACACGCTCTTTGTGGACTTTGTCGGCTACTCCCGGCTCTCCGCCGACTCGCAGGCGGCGGTCCAGGTCGCGCTCCAGAACCTGGTCTACAACCTCCCCGCCTTTATCGCGGCCCGCAACGACGGCCAGCTGATGGTGCGCAAGACCGGCGATGGGATGGCGATTGTCTTCTTTCAGGATGTTGAGTTCCCTCTGGCCGCCGCGGTGGCGCTGGACGAGGTCCTCAAGCACCAAGCGACCAGCCTGCGGGACCAGGTGGGCGCAAACTTTCGGCTCCGTATGGGAGTCCACTCCGGCCCAGTCGTGATTGTCGATGAAGACGGCGATGGGATCATGGATGTTGCGGGCGAGGGAATCAACACGGCCCAGCGGGTGATGGACTGTGGCGACCAAGGGCATATCCTGGTCTCTGGCCCGGTCTTCAATCTCGTAGAGGAGAAGCCGCACTGGAAGAGCCTCCTCCATGATCTGGGAATCGTGCGGGTGAAGCACGACGAGCTTGTCCACCTCTACAGCCTCCACGGGATCCGCCCCGATGGTACGACAATCGGCTACGAGGCCCTGCCCCGCAAGGTCTACGAGAGCCGGGAGCGTGCTCGGGAGCAGGCAGAGCAAGAGGCAGCGCGCACCCAAGAGGAGAACCGGAGCACGGTCACGGGCTATGCCCTCCGCGCCGCCCTGCTCCTGGGAGCCCTCGTGCTCCTGGGCTCACTGCTCTTTATGGTCTGGCGCCACAGCACGCTGGACTCCAAAGAGGTCCAGCATGTCGCCGATGTCATTCGCAAGAACAAAGAAGAGAAAGAACGCAAGAACCAGCCGCCTACCCCTGAGCCCAAGCCCATCGTGGTCGCCACCCCCACCCCCGGACCGGCGAGCACAAGCCCCGAGACAAGCGCAATGGTCGAGGCGGATGTCCCGAGTATTGTCGGCCTGCCCCGCGCCGATGCGGAGAAAGCTCTCGCGGCTGTCAAGCTGACCCTGGCCCTCTCGGAGAAGAGCCCGGAGGTGCAGAACCCCACGGTCGCGCCGGGGACGGTCCTGAGCCAGTTCCCGATCCCAGGTAAGCAGTTTGTGCGCGGGGGGACGGTCTACGTGAGCCTCGCCGTAGGCGGCCAGGTAGCGCCGACTCCCGCCCCCGCCGGGGAGCAGAGTGCCTTCACCGGAGTTCTGGTGGATGCCCGTAGCTTTCCCCAGCTCGCCAATAGCGCCTCGATCGGGCTGTTTGGCCCCAACGATGTCGCGCTCTACACCAGCTCCGGCGCTACCAACGACGAGCTCCAGGCGGTCCAGGCCGTGGGGATCAATCCCCTTCGGATCACCGCCCAGCAAGCCGGCGCTCAGGGAGTGGGCCTCGCGGCGGAGGATGTGGAGAAGCTCCGCACCCTCCCCGATTCCGTCCGCGCTAAGACGGTCGTTCTGCGCCCGTAG
- a CDS encoding PEP-CTERM sorting domain-containing protein, with amino-acid sequence MPSRPSHIRAPRYVGALFAATSLLLTASADAQVSIYLSAPGATSSGFSNTDVETFESLTTGIKTSDFLSPNFGTATGVTGTYQGSVAHPYAIGPASDPWSVGSNYFAVGAQSGSTATATLQLSSSVGYFGFSWNAGDNNNRMAFYKQGAVLAIFSSANIQTLLANPTVTAIDGTVYNSSSYRGQPGNTTVNAGENYAFVHFLIAGGADRIDFWNTGGSGFESDNHTLRTTAPTVAGSSLVFVTTTSAPEPSTLGLLALGAVIASVLALYRKDALASQRVSQTSFAVIHSKNSVDGS; translated from the coding sequence ATGCCATCTAGACCATCACACATCCGCGCCCCTCGCTACGTCGGGGCTCTGTTCGCCGCCACCTCTCTTCTTCTCACCGCATCGGCCGACGCCCAAGTCAGTATTTACCTCTCTGCTCCTGGTGCCACCAGCTCCGGCTTTTCCAACACCGATGTCGAGACCTTCGAGTCCCTCACAACCGGGATCAAGACCTCGGACTTCCTCTCCCCCAACTTTGGGACCGCTACCGGGGTTACCGGGACCTACCAGGGAAGTGTCGCTCATCCGTACGCAATTGGCCCAGCAAGCGACCCCTGGAGCGTCGGGAGCAACTACTTCGCGGTCGGTGCCCAGTCAGGCAGCACCGCCACCGCCACCCTTCAGCTCTCGTCGTCGGTCGGCTACTTTGGATTTTCCTGGAACGCGGGGGATAACAACAACCGCATGGCGTTCTATAAGCAGGGTGCTGTCCTCGCCATCTTCTCATCGGCCAATATTCAGACCCTTCTGGCAAACCCCACCGTCACCGCCATCGATGGGACGGTCTACAACTCCTCAAGCTACCGGGGCCAGCCAGGAAATACGACCGTCAACGCCGGGGAGAACTACGCCTTTGTTCACTTTCTGATCGCCGGTGGCGCGGACCGTATTGACTTCTGGAACACCGGCGGCTCGGGGTTTGAGTCCGACAATCACACCCTGCGGACCACGGCCCCCACGGTCGCGGGAAGCTCACTGGTCTTTGTGACCACCACCAGCGCCCCCGAGCCCTCCACCCTTGGGCTCCTTGCTCTGGGTGCGGTCATCGCCAGTGTCTTGGCGCTCTACCGAAAAGATGCGCTCGCGTCCCAGCGTGTAAGCCAGACCAGCTTCGCGGTGATACACTCTAAGAACTCAGTAGACGGTAGCTAA
- a CDS encoding 3-deoxy-7-phosphoheptulonate synthase: protein MDKIADKRDESAVTRTVLPAPAVLREEFPVSAASYQTVAQGRVAIQRLLNRQDSRFLVVTGPCSIHDPEAALDYARRLAPLAAQYSDKLVILMRTYFEKPRTTVGWRGLINDPHLDGTYDMSEGLRRARKLLVEITELGLPVATELLDTATPDYFADLISFGSIGARTTESQPHRAMASGMPMPVGFKNGTDGELQIALDAMQSAQSKHSYLGFDEDGRCCVVRTPGNPDVCLVLRGGKKSQPNYDRVSVARAVACLDKAGLPPGIVVDASHANSGYDPERQPFVAEKIGRQRLEGDKSLLGVMIESNLVGGKQSISKEMVYGKSVTDACLGWDETEALLARLHAMF from the coding sequence ATGGACAAGATCGCCGATAAACGAGATGAGAGCGCCGTGACCCGCACCGTGCTGCCTGCCCCCGCCGTGCTGCGGGAGGAGTTTCCGGTCAGTGCCGCCTCGTACCAGACTGTCGCCCAGGGCCGTGTGGCCATCCAGCGTCTCCTTAACCGCCAGGACTCCCGCTTCTTGGTGGTCACCGGCCCTTGCTCCATCCACGACCCCGAGGCCGCGCTGGACTACGCCCGCCGCCTCGCGCCGCTGGCCGCGCAGTACTCCGACAAGCTGGTGATCCTGATGCGCACCTACTTTGAGAAGCCCCGCACGACAGTCGGGTGGCGCGGCCTGATCAACGACCCGCACCTCGATGGCACCTACGACATGTCCGAGGGGCTGCGCCGCGCCCGCAAGCTTCTAGTCGAGATCACCGAGCTGGGCCTGCCCGTCGCCACCGAGCTGCTCGATACCGCGACCCCGGACTACTTCGCCGACTTAATCTCCTTTGGCTCGATCGGCGCTCGCACCACCGAGAGCCAGCCGCACCGGGCGATGGCCAGCGGGATGCCCATGCCCGTGGGCTTCAAGAACGGCACCGATGGCGAGCTGCAGATCGCGCTGGATGCGATGCAGTCGGCGCAGAGCAAGCACTCCTACCTCGGCTTCGATGAGGATGGTCGCTGCTGCGTGGTGCGCACCCCCGGCAACCCCGATGTGTGCCTGGTGCTCCGCGGTGGCAAGAAGAGCCAGCCCAACTACGACCGGGTGAGTGTCGCCCGCGCCGTGGCCTGCCTCGATAAAGCCGGGCTCCCCCCCGGAATCGTGGTCGATGCCAGCCACGCCAACTCCGGCTACGACCCTGAGCGCCAGCCCTTTGTCGCCGAGAAGATCGGGCGCCAGCGCCTGGAGGGGGACAAGTCCCTTCTGGGTGTGATGATCGAGAGCAACTTAGTAGGGGGCAAGCAGAGCATCAGCAAGGAGATGGTCTACGGCAAGTCGGTCACCGATGCCTGCCTGGGCTGGGACGAGACCGAGGCGCTGCTCGCTCGCCTCCACGCGATGTTTTAG
- the selD gene encoding selenide, water dikinase SelD: protein MAAQRLTARVRCAGUASKIGPSALKTILAGLPHEKHPDLLVGLDTSDDAGVIRLSPELALIQTLDFFTPIVNDPYDFGRIAAANALSDVYAMGGIPLTAMNILCFPIKELPGDVLAEILRGGGDQLRLAGVHLAGGHSVDDPEPKFGLSVTGTVHPERVTTNAGARPGDVLVLTKPLGTGILMTAAKFDKLDDHTLQLAVESMATLNAAAAAAMREVGICPPAPTSGGVREGAVSAATDITGFGLLGHLSHIARQSGVRLHLENDAIPLLPRAVELARAGFTTGGGASNAEYLAELVTFDPSVPDDQREVFFDPQTSGGLCIAVASGKLVALLAALERHGVVTRAVIGRVEAGEPQILVT, encoded by the coding sequence CTGGCTGCGCAGCGTCTGACTGCAAGGGTGCGCTGCGCTGGCTGAGCGAGCAAGATCGGGCCGTCGGCCCTGAAGACAATCTTGGCAGGACTCCCCCACGAGAAGCACCCCGACCTCCTCGTGGGCCTCGACACGTCGGACGATGCCGGGGTGATTCGGCTGAGCCCCGAGCTGGCCCTGATCCAGACCCTGGACTTCTTCACGCCCATCGTGAATGACCCCTACGACTTCGGGAGGATCGCCGCCGCCAACGCGCTCTCGGATGTCTATGCGATGGGGGGAATTCCCCTGACCGCGATGAATATCCTCTGCTTCCCCATCAAGGAGCTCCCCGGCGATGTGCTCGCGGAGATCCTGCGCGGGGGGGGCGATCAGCTTCGTCTGGCGGGGGTGCACCTGGCGGGGGGCCATAGTGTGGATGACCCTGAGCCCAAGTTCGGACTCTCGGTCACGGGGACCGTCCACCCGGAGCGCGTGACAACCAATGCCGGAGCGCGCCCCGGTGATGTCCTGGTTCTTACCAAGCCACTCGGCACGGGAATTCTAATGACCGCGGCCAAGTTCGACAAGCTCGATGACCACACCCTGCAGCTAGCCGTGGAGAGCATGGCGACCCTCAACGCCGCCGCCGCCGCCGCGATGCGCGAGGTGGGGATCTGCCCCCCAGCCCCCACGAGTGGGGGAGTGCGTGAAGGAGCGGTCTCCGCGGCGACCGATATCACGGGGTTTGGCTTGCTGGGGCATCTCTCGCATATCGCGCGGCAGAGTGGGGTGCGCCTGCACCTGGAAAACGATGCCATCCCGCTCCTCCCTCGTGCCGTTGAGCTCGCCCGCGCGGGCTTCACCACGGGAGGGGGCGCGAGCAACGCGGAGTACCTCGCCGAGCTTGTCACCTTCGACCCATCGGTCCCCGACGATCAGCGGGAGGTCTTCTTCGATCCCCAGACCTCGGGGGGGCTCTGTATCGCGGTCGCCTCGGGGAAGCTTGTCGCCCTGCTGGCCGCCCTGGAGCGCCACGGAGTTGTCACCCGTGCCGTGATCGGGCGAGTCGAGGCTGGCGAGCCCCAGATTCTTGTCACCTAG
- a CDS encoding alpha-L-fucosidase, with protein MNSLVPRFGDGRDWWFAHRYGMFVHWGLYSLHGWHEQEQWRRRVPRSEYQKLQAQWNPVKFNPEAWLDLAQEAGMEYLCVTTKHHDGFCLWDTKLTRYNTMNTPYGKDIVRQLADACHKRRFPLCLYYSIADWHHPNYPNQGRHHEIPAQPEDSPDLLAYTEFVRGQVRELCTQYGELHGFWWDMNVDLHRDPSINALIRQLQPKAVINDRGYDDGDFGTPERDYESKVDFARRVEACQSVGMESWSWRKGEDYYTDRHLMRSIAKFRARDANYLLNVGPKGDGTIPTESAGIVRRLGKWYHTVREAFDGTTPCTELSANKSILLTRKNNTLYVVCHTDLVGSALKLKPLTLTPTRATLLNTGKPVSFSLELAPSDHVEHEGYLRLTGLPTNELSATVPVIKLEFDHPLPTTPFAKPEGVASLSEPGEVKRPGDVRIR; from the coding sequence ATGAATAGCTTGGTTCCACGATTCGGCGATGGCCGCGACTGGTGGTTTGCCCACCGCTACGGGATGTTTGTCCACTGGGGGCTCTACTCGCTCCACGGCTGGCACGAGCAAGAGCAGTGGCGGCGGCGGGTGCCGCGCAGTGAGTACCAGAAGCTCCAAGCCCAGTGGAACCCGGTCAAGTTCAACCCCGAGGCTTGGCTGGATCTGGCGCAGGAGGCGGGCATGGAGTATCTCTGCGTTACGACCAAGCACCACGATGGCTTCTGCCTCTGGGACACCAAGCTGACGCGCTACAACACGATGAACACGCCCTACGGGAAAGATATCGTCCGCCAGCTTGCCGATGCCTGCCACAAGCGCCGCTTCCCGCTCTGCCTCTACTACTCCATCGCGGACTGGCACCACCCGAACTATCCGAATCAGGGGCGGCACCACGAAATCCCGGCACAGCCGGAAGACAGCCCCGATCTGCTCGCCTACACCGAGTTTGTGCGCGGCCAGGTGCGCGAGCTCTGCACCCAGTACGGCGAGCTTCACGGCTTCTGGTGGGACATGAATGTCGATCTCCACCGCGACCCGAGCATCAACGCCTTGATCCGTCAGCTCCAGCCCAAGGCCGTGATCAACGACCGGGGCTACGACGACGGCGACTTTGGCACACCGGAGCGGGACTACGAGAGCAAGGTGGACTTCGCCCGGCGGGTGGAGGCCTGTCAGTCCGTGGGGATGGAGAGCTGGAGCTGGCGCAAGGGCGAGGACTACTACACCGACCGCCACCTGATGCGCTCGATCGCCAAGTTCCGGGCGCGCGATGCCAACTACCTGCTCAATGTCGGGCCCAAGGGCGATGGGACCATCCCCACGGAGTCAGCGGGAATTGTGAGGCGCTTGGGCAAGTGGTACCACACGGTCCGCGAGGCCTTCGATGGCACCACTCCTTGCACCGAGCTCTCTGCCAATAAGAGCATCTTGCTGACCCGCAAGAACAACACGCTCTACGTGGTCTGCCATACGGACTTGGTGGGGAGCGCCCTCAAGCTCAAACCTCTCACGCTTACTCCTACACGCGCGACCCTGCTCAATACCGGCAAGCCCGTCAGCTTCTCGCTGGAGCTGGCCCCGAGCGACCATGTCGAGCACGAGGGCTACCTGCGGCTCACCGGCCTGCCCACCAACGAGCTCAGCGCCACCGTCCCCGTGATCAAGCTAGAGTTCGACCACCCGCTGCCCACAACCCCCTTCGCGAAGCCGGAGGGGGTGGCGAGCCTAAGCGAGCCGGGGGAGGTAAAGCGGCCGGGGGATGTGCGGATTCGCTAG
- a CDS encoding competence type IV pilus major pilin ComGC, with protein MKSLRRAFTLVEIMIVVLIIGILVAIAVPNFVRARESARARACVANLKQIDSAKEQYAMDYKLAQGSTMPALSALCGAGTTTYIKGGTPTCASSGTYTVGNLGTDPVCSIGTAAAVAHVLP; from the coding sequence ATGAAATCTCTTCGCCGTGCGTTTACGCTTGTAGAAATTATGATCGTCGTCCTGATCATCGGTATCCTGGTTGCGATCGCTGTCCCAAACTTTGTCCGTGCTCGTGAGTCCGCTCGCGCTCGTGCTTGTGTTGCCAACCTGAAGCAGATCGACTCCGCCAAGGAGCAGTACGCCATGGACTACAAGCTGGCACAGGGCTCCACCATGCCCGCTCTGTCCGCCCTCTGTGGCGCGGGTACCACCACCTACATCAAGGGCGGTACTCCCACCTGTGCATCGAGCGGCACCTACACGGTCGGCAACCTGGGCACCGACCCAGTCTGCTCCATCGGCACGGCCGCTGCCGTTGCTCACGTCCTGCCGTAG